One Oncorhynchus clarkii lewisi isolate Uvic-CL-2024 chromosome 32, UVic_Ocla_1.0, whole genome shotgun sequence DNA window includes the following coding sequences:
- the c32h6orf136 gene encoding uncharacterized protein C6orf136 homolog encodes MAACRGALALWAGCVRRHGNRQPVKQQCWSLAQALDVQWSGQIRPLSSASWALVPPNSLRYQNIKQPSLSHPFHHASHSQMPPGLDEDWEETVSLCVLVRTVPGECDDQHTLVEVPLFGQTKLSEILAPRGVSRPVEFLFPMTTVDGSREDDISVGKMNKGEWLHDGAEKRERGSFRRLFETEGCPAPFMYGSRFYCFHCPGMEPLPGYGDKSGNMIGLEKELLLFHTSLYSSYTERETVEGGHSDKEREDEEKLALMYEKLRIELPSFFVKSHDYTMYTNDIEFVNCILNAKTRGRVLYQLSLSLWRLLCLCYYAEARLEVLKLTKHPEDRTIKARWRVRGLPFLSLLLRFYRKDKTDLYRSYDAFSTFYLGHDGLIHCHKVEKMMKAQPPILPRVTTLLAGALVALGVQEHRPALNLLPPPLSSLRQSRDGEKGGSRGRSMCVP; translated from the exons ATGGCTGCATGTAGAGGGGCCCTCGCCTTGTGGGCGGGGTGTGTGAGGAGACATGGCAACAGGCAACCAGTCAAGCAACAGTGCTGGAGTCTTGCACAG GCACTGGATGTGCAGTGGAGTGGACAGATTCGGCCTCTCAGCAGCGCGTCATGGGCCCTGGTTCCCCCCAACAGTCTGAGGTACCAGAACATCAAGCAGCCATCCCTGTCACACCCCTTCCACCATGCCAGCCACAGCCAGATGCCCCCGGGCCTGGACGAGGACTGGGAAGAGACTGTCAGCCTGTGTGTGCTGGTGCGGACTGTCCCTGGGGAGTGTGATGACCAGCACACCCTGGTGGAGGTGCCTCTGTTTGGGCAGACTAAACTAAGTGAGATCCTTGCTCCGAGAGGAGTCAGTAGGCCCGTGGAGTTCCTCTTCCCCATGACCACTGTGGATGGGAGCCGAGAGGATGACATCAGCGTTGGGAAAATGAACAAGGGAGAATGGCTGCATGATGGtgcagaaaagagggagagaggatcgTTCCGAAGGCTGTTTGAGACGGAAGGATGTCCTGCTCCATTTATGTATGGATCCAGGTTTTACTGCTTCCACTGTCCTGGAATGGAGCCGTTACCTGGTTACGGGGACAAATCGGGCAATATGATTGGACTAGAGAAAGAGTTGTTGCTGTTCCACACCTCTCTGTATAGTAGctacaccgagagagagacagtggagggggGACACAGCgacaaagagagggaggatgaggagaaacTGGCCTTGATGTATGAAAAGCTGAGGATTGAG CTTCCAAGTTTTTTTGTGAAGAGTCATGACTACACCATGTACACAAATGATATCGAGTTCGTCAACTGTATTCTAAATGCCAAGACCAG GGGCAGAGTTCTGTACCAGCTGAGCCTGTCTCTGTGGAGGCTGCTGTGTCTCTGTTACTATGCTGAGGCCCGGTTAGAGGTACTGAAACTGACTAAGCACCCAGAGGACAGGACTATCAAGGCCAGGTGGAGGGTCAGAGGActgcccttcctctctctgctgcTGAGATTCTACCGCAAGGACAAAACTGACCTCTACAG GTCATATGATGCGTTCTCCACCTTCTACCTTGGCCATGATGGACTCATACACTGTCACAAAGTGGAAAAA ATGATGAAGGCCCAGCCGCCCATCCTGCCCAGGGTTACCACTCTGTTAGCGGGGGCCCTTGTGGCCCTGGGGGTCCAGGAGCACCGGCCGGCCCTCAACCTCCTGCCCCCCCCGCTCTCCTCCCTCCGACAGAGCCGAGACGGAGAGAAAGGAGGGTCCAGAGGAAGGAGCATGTGTGTACCATGA